DNA from Daucus carota subsp. sativus chromosome 1, DH1 v3.0, whole genome shotgun sequence:
TTTTAAAGTAATGACTGTCGAAAGAACCTGAACCTTCAGGATCCATTTCTACAGGTGTTGTTGGAATTAAAGGATTTGGGCAGATATTTCGCAAGCTTTCTGCATATTCTGGATCAAGTGAAGGATCTGTATCACCGAGCCCTGTAAAATTGTACAGTCTTCTGGATAACAAAGCACATCTTGTCGTTCCAATTGTATGTGCTCCTGAAATGTACGCGACTAATGGCTCAGTATACAGTTTTTTGCTCTATGTATCTTAAAGTTGTGCAGTATTATTTGAGTAACTATACTTTACACAAGTGTATAATGTTGATTCTACCTGAAAGTGTTACAAGGTCCATCATGTCGAGGCCGTGACTTTGAAATTGGCTAAGAAGAGTTGTAAAATTAGAAAATGGCGAGGGCATGTCTGTTGTAGCTTCAGAGGAAAGGGAAAATCTTCCATCTTTCCTACCCGTGAAAACATTCCACATTGGCCTACGAAACTGCATTTTTTGTTCATCAATGTTATCAGGcatatcatataaaaacatgtaaaatgtgATTGCTCGTGATTTTGAATTAACTGTCAGAGGCATCTGATTTCTTACTTGGAAAGAGATAGCATCTCGCGCAGCTAATGCAAGAATATCTGCACATGACACAACTCCAGGGCACTCTTCTTCAAGTCTTGCCTTTATAGCGTCAATTAATTCATAACCAGATAAAGATCTGTTTGGCAATGCAGCCTTTTCATTGTCTTTCTTATCCACATCAGTTGAATCCAACAGTATTGATCCATCACAACCCTACACATGCTTGCAAGAACAAttgattattataattaaagccGCAAATATTAATTGTTGCAGAATATGATCTCTGTAAACCTCagttctgataccatgttaagtgagcaattctcccaaaatctcaaggtgttgggaggagggcttaccagaatcatattatattctaacaaaatATGCAGAGATGCGAATTAGTATTTGAAAGTATATAAACATACCCTGACAAAGCAATCATGGTAATGAAGCCTTAACAGCTTAGCTGCAAAACTAGGGTCTTCTGCAACTTTCCTCCATGTAATATCTCTCACAATATCATCAACCGAATCGCAAGACTTGTGATAGTACTTCATTTTCAGTAGCTTACTTCCATTGCAGACTATAACAGCATTGACTAGTACAAGAGCAAGAAGCAAAAACAAGAAACTTGGCTTCATTTTGTTCTTATAATTAACCAGTTAAGACTCTTCAAACAGAGAATGTTGCTGTGTATAAGCTAATTCGATGAATGAATCAGACTTCATGCAAATTGCTTAAATAGGCATCTCATGCAAAGTGCAATCATCAAGTTAAATAATTAGAGGTTTAGACttttcataaattaatatttctttgttcttttgaattattgaaattttgTTGTTGTTCCCTACTAATTTCAATATTAAACAGAACAAATGTAAACATTCATGTATGGAATGAAAACAAGTGAAAAATGTGAGACATTCAGCTGGTCCTTCCaatcattaaattaattaattagtaaaGTCAAACTATTTTCTTGGTGATTAATGTAAGCTGAAGACCTTTGGCCAATATATAACTTGGTGCATACCCTTGAATCAAGTATTAGTGCTCACGGTGTCATACTGTCTGCATTTGGAATCTGGAATTTAAAATGaatgaataaataataacaTTAGAAGAAAAACAGTTATTTTCGATCATTTTCTCAATTTCAATCGAATACAGtcaattctgtcaaaaaaaaatcaaatacacTCAATAGTTAATAGTCGACCTCTATTGTTGAAATAAAGAGCAGTCGAAAATAAACGGTtgaaataaaagatatttttgaCTTATATC
Protein-coding regions in this window:
- the LOC108221610 gene encoding peroxidase 24-like, with the protein product MKPSFLFLLLALVLVNAVIVCNGSKLLKMKYYHKSCDSVDDIVRDITWRKVAEDPSFAAKLLRLHYHDCFVRGCDGSILLDSTDVDKKDNEKAALPNRSLSGYELIDAIKARLEEECPGVVSCADILALAARDAISFQFRRPMWNVFTGRKDGRFSLSSEATTDMPSPFSNFTTLLSQFQSHGLDMMDLVTLSGAHTIGTTRCALLSRRLYNFTGLGDTDPSLDPEYAESLRNICPNPLIPTTPVEMDPEGSGSFDSHYFKILNEHKGVFLSDAALLTNQQSAQMAKDLENPKVFFARFAQSMKKMSEIITLAEGEGEVRQNCRVVN